In Syngnathus scovelli strain Florida chromosome 10, RoL_Ssco_1.2, whole genome shotgun sequence, the following are encoded in one genomic region:
- the mknk1 gene encoding MAP kinase-interacting serine/threonine-protein kinase 1 — translation MAAMVRHNTMTEFQVFQHSLQGNSLALGQVGQYYGEHHQQKQPNGIVSDDRQHTAQVPAEAEKSQPLNIPDAAKRKKKKRSSATNSSTGTFDDVYKLTDEVLGQGAFAKVQGCISLQNGQEYAVKIIEKSAGHSRSRVFREVETLYQCQGNKNILELIEFFEDNACFYLVFEKLRGGSILTHIQNRKHFDELEASKVVRDIAHALDFLHIKGIAHRDLKLENVLCECIDQVSPVKICDFDLGSGVQLSSACTPITTPELTTPCGSAEYMAPEVVEVFTDEASFYDKRCDLWSLGVILYILLSGSPPFTGHCGSDCGWDRGETCRTCQSHLFESIQQGKYEFPDKDWAHITDSAKDLISKLLVRDATLRLSAAQVLKHPWVQGNAPERGLPTPHALQRNSSTKDLSQFAAEAIAFNRQLSQHDEQQHQEEGEEEEVCPMFCSMRLSPPSNSRLARRRAQSNAMRSQDGTAELTT, via the exons ATGGCAGCGATGGTGAGGCACAACACAATGACGGAGTTTCAAGTCTTTCAACACTCGCTCCAG GGTAACTCCCTGGCCCTGGGCCAAGTAGGGCAGTATTATGGGGAACATCATCAGCAGAAGCAGCCAAATGGGATCGTTTCAGATGACAGGCAGCACACGGCTCAAGTCCCTGCAG AAGCTGAGAAAAGCCAGCCTTTGAACATCCCAGACGCAGCCAaacgaaagaagaagaaaaggtcAAGTGCGACTAACAGCTCCACTGGAACCTTTGATG acgTCTACAAGCTGACAGATGAGGTGCTTGGCCAAGGGGCCTTTGCCAAAGTCCAAGGATGCATCAGTCTGCAGAATGGGCAGGAGTATGCAGTAAAG ATCATCGAAAAGAGCGCGGGTCACAGCCGCAGCCGAGTCTTCCGGGAAGTGGAGACGCTTTACCAGTGTCAAGGAAACAA GAACATTTTGGAACTGATCGAGTTCTTTGAAGACAACGCCTGCTTTTATTTGGTGTTTGAAAAGTTACGAGGAG GTTCCATTCTTACGCACATCCAGAACCGGAAGCACTTTGATGAGCTGGAGGCCAGCAAGGTGGTCCGTGACATCGCTCATGCGCTTGACTTCCTTCACATCAAGG GTATCGCTCACAGAGACCTCAAACTGGAAAACGTCCTTTGTGAATGCATCGATCAA GTGTCACCGGTTAAGATCTGTGACTTTGACCTGGGAAGCGGCGTGCAGCTCAGCAGCGCCTGCACACCCATTACCACTCCAGAACTCACCACGCCC TGTGGCTCGGCAGAATACATGGCTCCAGAAGTGGTGGAGGTGTTCACCGACGAGGCGTCCTTCTACGACAAACGCTGCGACCTGTGGAGCCTAGGGGTCATTCTCTACATCCTGTTAAGTGGCAGCCCCCCCTTCACGGGCCACTGTGGCAGCGACTGTGGGTGGGACCGTGGGGAAACGTGCCGCACGTGCCAG AGTCACCTGTTTGAAAGCATCCAGCAGGGCAAATACGAGTTTCCCGATAAGGACTGGGCTCACATCACCgactccgccaaggatcttatcAGCAAGTTGCTGGTACGAGACGCCACGCTGCGCCTCAGCGCTGCGCAGGTCCTCAAGCATCCGTGGGTGCAGGGG AATGCACCAGAGAGAGGTCTTCCAACCCCTCACGCCCTACAGAG GAACAGCAGCACCAAAGACCTGAGCCAGTTTGCGGCCGAAGCCATCGCCTTCAACCGGCAGCTGTCGCAGCACGACGAGCAGCAGCATCAGGAGGAGGGCGAAGAGGAAGAGGTGTGCCCCATGTTTTGCTCCATGAGGCTCTCTCCACCATCCAACTCCAGACTGGCTCGCAGGAGGGCACAGTCCAATGCCATGCGCAGCCAAGACGGCACGGCTGAGCTCACCACCTGA